One window from the genome of Mauremys mutica isolate MM-2020 ecotype Southern chromosome 4, ASM2049712v1, whole genome shotgun sequence encodes:
- the CGRRF1 gene encoding cell growth regulator with RING finger domain protein 1 isoform X1 yields MAAVFLVTLYEYSPLFYIAVVFVCFLVTSGLVLGWFGWDVPVILRNSEEIESSVRVSKKQMRQVKNPFGLEIPHPAAVSITRGITLTPDCLEDCILTCYWGCSVQKLHEALQKHVYCFRIKTPQALEDALYSEYIYRQQYFIKKTDKEEKYCQLPEDAQIAGFGPVPRARYPLVALLTLADEDDREIYDIISMVSVIHIPDESYRLSCRILYQYLLLAQGQFHDLKQLFMSASNSVPPSSNASGESSTDKSLLEKVGLAEVESELHEENCKDCVVCQNGTVNWVLLPCRHTCLCDGCVKYFQQCPMCRQFVQESFPLCSKKEQDQDEPEHIFQDAPHGADF; encoded by the exons ATGGCCGCCGTGTTCCTGGTGACGCTCTACGAATACTCCCCGCTCTTCTACATCGCTGTGGTGTTTGTCTGCTTCCTGGTTACCAGCGGCCTGGTGCTGGGCTG GTTTGGTTGGGATGTTCCTGTGATCCTGAGAAATTCAGAAGAAATAGAATCCAGCGTAAGAGTATCCAAAAAGCAGATGAGACAAGTGAAGAATCCTTTTGGCTTAGAAATTCCGCATCCTGCTGCAGTTTCCATAACAA GGGGCATAACACTGACACCTGATTGTCTGGAAGACTGTATCCTTACCTGCTACTGGGGGTGCAGTGTTCAAAAACTACACGAAGCTTTGCAGAAACACGTCTATTGCTTCAGAATAAAGACTCCGCAGGCACTAGAAGACGCTCTCTACAGCGAATACATCTATCGACAGCAGTATTT cattaaaaaaactgACAAGGAAGAAAAATACTGTCAGTTGCCAGAAGATGCTCAAATTGCAGGCTTTGGCCCAGTGCCTAGAGCTCGTTACCCGCTGGTAGCTTTGTTGACTTTAGCTGACGAAGACGACAGAGAAATATACGACATT ATTTCAATGGTGTCCGTAATTCATATTCCCGATGAGAGTTACAGACTTTCCTGCAGAATATTATATCAGTATCTACTTCTGGCCCAAGGTCAATTTCATGACCTTAAG CAACTCTTCATGTCTGCAAGCAACAGTGTCCCGCCCTCGAGCAATGCCTCTGGAGAGAGCAGCACTGACAAAAGCTTGCTGGAAAAGGTTGGACTGGCCGAAGTTGAATCAGAATTACATGAGGAAAACTGTAAAGACTGTGTCGTCTGCCAAAATGGAACAGTGAACTGGGTCCTCCTGCCCTGTAGGCATACGTGTCTGTGTGATGGGTGTGTGAAATATTTTCAACAGTGTCCAATGTGTAGGCAGTTTGTTCAAGAATCTTTTCCACTTTGCAGTAAAAAGGAGCAAGATCAAGATGAACCCGAACACATTTTCCAGGATGCTCCCCACGGAGCAGACTTTTAG
- the CGRRF1 gene encoding cell growth regulator with RING finger domain protein 1 isoform X2 — protein sequence MRQVKNPFGLEIPHPAAVSITRGITLTPDCLEDCILTCYWGCSVQKLHEALQKHVYCFRIKTPQALEDALYSEYIYRQQYFIKKTDKEEKYCQLPEDAQIAGFGPVPRARYPLVALLTLADEDDREIYDIISMVSVIHIPDESYRLSCRILYQYLLLAQGQFHDLKQLFMSASNSVPPSSNASGESSTDKSLLEKVGLAEVESELHEENCKDCVVCQNGTVNWVLLPCRHTCLCDGCVKYFQQCPMCRQFVQESFPLCSKKEQDQDEPEHIFQDAPHGADF from the exons ATGAGACAAGTGAAGAATCCTTTTGGCTTAGAAATTCCGCATCCTGCTGCAGTTTCCATAACAA GGGGCATAACACTGACACCTGATTGTCTGGAAGACTGTATCCTTACCTGCTACTGGGGGTGCAGTGTTCAAAAACTACACGAAGCTTTGCAGAAACACGTCTATTGCTTCAGAATAAAGACTCCGCAGGCACTAGAAGACGCTCTCTACAGCGAATACATCTATCGACAGCAGTATTT cattaaaaaaactgACAAGGAAGAAAAATACTGTCAGTTGCCAGAAGATGCTCAAATTGCAGGCTTTGGCCCAGTGCCTAGAGCTCGTTACCCGCTGGTAGCTTTGTTGACTTTAGCTGACGAAGACGACAGAGAAATATACGACATT ATTTCAATGGTGTCCGTAATTCATATTCCCGATGAGAGTTACAGACTTTCCTGCAGAATATTATATCAGTATCTACTTCTGGCCCAAGGTCAATTTCATGACCTTAAG CAACTCTTCATGTCTGCAAGCAACAGTGTCCCGCCCTCGAGCAATGCCTCTGGAGAGAGCAGCACTGACAAAAGCTTGCTGGAAAAGGTTGGACTGGCCGAAGTTGAATCAGAATTACATGAGGAAAACTGTAAAGACTGTGTCGTCTGCCAAAATGGAACAGTGAACTGGGTCCTCCTGCCCTGTAGGCATACGTGTCTGTGTGATGGGTGTGTGAAATATTTTCAACAGTGTCCAATGTGTAGGCAGTTTGTTCAAGAATCTTTTCCACTTTGCAGTAAAAAGGAGCAAGATCAAGATGAACCCGAACACATTTTCCAGGATGCTCCCCACGGAGCAGACTTTTAG